The Desulfovibrio sp. UIB00 genome has a window encoding:
- the bioA gene encoding adenosylmethionine--8-amino-7-oxononanoate transaminase yields the protein MQTAEGKTDRPLRGLFVAGSGTDVGKTVVTAALLRALLLAGVNAQAVKPVQTGVAPEQATTAPLADARVYAAAVAGMPQSAVMLPATALHCFSLPASPHLAAAREGARLTCAGLRNDIICHSRASTAEMLLLEGAGGLRVPLNEREDMLDLMASVGVPVLLVGGNYLGGLNHILLSLDALRHNGLQLAGVVLVPSADPAAGCPGVDVDVMLADNAAMLRGRLAQQGLTAPLVELPRVAQLDAQGWQTLAQGLEPLVRHLQSSQDAACDCGADVVRRDHQTIWHPYASAMQPPLLSTVACTRTNRIVLADGRELADGMSSWWAAVHGYNHPRLMDALHAQAGRMPHVMFGGLTHEPAVNLAERLLRLMPAGLERVFFADSGSVAVEVALKMALQYQQGRGQTGRSKFLTPRGGYHGDTFGAMSVCDPVTGMHSLFTTMLPQQIFMERPSCRFDQPFDPASLNDARRVFAGRGHEIAAVILEPVVQGAGGMWFYHPEYLRGLAQLCREAGALLIFDEIATGFGRTGKMFAAEWAGVSPDILCCGKALTGGVLTLAATACTASVAEGICAGGNVFMHGPTFMANALACAVACASLDLLQEEDWRQKVANLESGLRSGLAPCAELQGVADVRVLGGIGVVETCEPVNALALQKYFVQHGVWVRPFNRLVYLMPPYVTPAEDVARLCAVVTGALESGAHLQG from the coding sequence ATGCAAACTGCTGAGGGAAAAACTGATCGGCCGCTAAGGGGCCTTTTTGTAGCCGGTTCCGGCACTGATGTGGGCAAGACCGTTGTGACGGCGGCCCTGCTGCGGGCCTTGCTGTTGGCCGGAGTCAATGCGCAGGCTGTAAAGCCTGTGCAGACAGGTGTTGCGCCGGAGCAGGCCACTACGGCTCCCCTGGCCGATGCGCGCGTGTACGCTGCCGCCGTTGCGGGCATGCCGCAAAGCGCCGTCATGCTGCCTGCCACGGCCCTGCATTGCTTCAGCCTGCCTGCTTCACCGCATCTGGCCGCCGCCCGCGAAGGCGCTCGCCTGACCTGCGCAGGGCTGCGCAACGACATCATTTGCCACAGCCGCGCCAGCACCGCTGAAATGCTGCTTCTTGAGGGCGCTGGAGGCTTGCGGGTGCCGCTCAACGAGCGTGAGGACATGCTCGACCTCATGGCCTCGGTGGGAGTGCCCGTGCTGCTGGTGGGCGGCAACTATCTGGGTGGGCTGAACCATATTCTGCTTTCGCTGGATGCGCTGCGGCATAACGGCCTGCAACTGGCTGGAGTGGTGCTCGTCCCCTCTGCCGATCCGGCAGCGGGTTGCCCCGGTGTGGATGTGGACGTCATGCTGGCCGACAATGCCGCCATGCTGCGTGGGCGGCTGGCACAACAGGGCCTGACTGCGCCTCTGGTGGAATTGCCGCGTGTAGCACAGCTGGATGCACAGGGCTGGCAGACGCTGGCTCAGGGGCTTGAGCCGCTGGTGCGGCATCTGCAATCCTCACAGGATGCTGCTTGCGACTGTGGCGCAGATGTTGTGCGCCGCGATCATCAGACCATCTGGCACCCCTACGCCTCAGCCATGCAACCGCCCTTGCTCAGCACGGTGGCATGCACCAGAACCAACCGTATTGTGCTGGCAGACGGCAGGGAACTTGCGGACGGCATGTCATCCTGGTGGGCTGCCGTCCATGGATACAATCATCCGCGCCTCATGGATGCCCTGCACGCACAGGCCGGGCGCATGCCCCACGTAATGTTTGGCGGCCTGACGCACGAACCGGCGGTCAATTTGGCCGAAAGGCTGCTGCGCCTCATGCCTGCGGGGCTTGAGCGCGTGTTTTTTGCCGATTCTGGCTCGGTGGCGGTGGAGGTTGCGCTGAAAATGGCTCTGCAATACCAGCAGGGCAGGGGCCAGACCGGGCGCAGCAAGTTTCTAACGCCGCGCGGCGGTTATCATGGGGATACCTTTGGCGCCATGTCTGTGTGCGACCCGGTGACGGGCATGCACAGCCTGTTTACAACCATGCTGCCCCAACAGATATTTATGGAACGGCCAAGTTGCCGCTTTGACCAGCCCTTTGATCCCGCGAGCCTGAACGATGCCCGGCGCGTTTTTGCCGGGCGCGGGCACGAGATCGCGGCGGTGATTCTTGAACCAGTGGTGCAGGGCGCGGGAGGCATGTGGTTTTACCATCCCGAATACCTGCGCGGCCTTGCGCAACTGTGCCGCGAGGCTGGCGCGCTGCTGATATTTGATGAAATCGCCACGGGCTTTGGGCGCACTGGCAAGATGTTTGCTGCGGAATGGGCCGGTGTTTCGCCCGATATTCTCTGCTGCGGCAAGGCGCTCACGGGCGGGGTGCTCACCCTGGCTGCCACGGCCTGCACAGCCAGTGTGGCGGAGGGCATCTGCGCCGGGGGCAATGTGTTTATGCACGGCCCCACCTTTATGGCCAATGCTCTGGCCTGTGCCGTGGCCTGCGCCAGCCTTGACCTGCTGCAGGAGGAAGACTGGCGGCAGAAGGTGGCAAATCTTGAAAGCGGCCTGCGCTCAGGGCTTGCCCCCTGTGCGGAATTGCAAGGCGTTGCCGATGTGCGCGTGCTGGGCGGCATAGGCGTTGTGGAAACGTGCGAACCCGTCAATGCACTGGCATTACAGAAATACTTTGTGCAGCACGGCGTCTGGGTGCGGCCATTTAACCGCCTCGTTTACCTTATGCCGCCGTATGTTACCCCGGCTGAGGATGTGGCCCGGCTCTGCGCAGTGGTGACAGGGGCCTTGGAATCTGGAGCGCATCTGCAAGGATAA
- the bioB gene encoding biotin synthase BioB, whose translation MIESQAAATPAEALALLSLPQEHLFARATALREAAFGRGIVLCAIINARSGNCSMDCRFCSQSRHNHTPIEVFPLLPDDELRERILHLAALPVARIGVVTSGSALSGSELQRLRTVISGLPDAVRPRVCASLGKLTAEDFALLSGAGLTRFHHNMETSQGFYSSVCTTQTWEQRRDTVLRASEAGLSVCSGGLFGLGESWEDRVDFAFSLKKMGVGHVPMNFLHPHPETPLAGQKPLTADEALTLIAVFRHILPKATLRICGGRPLVLGNRQNEIFAAGANALMTGDYLTTHGQSLAHDLEMIAAQGLEVRCNANC comes from the coding sequence ATGATTGAATCACAGGCGGCTGCAACGCCCGCCGAAGCCCTCGCGCTTTTGTCCCTGCCGCAGGAACACTTGTTTGCCAGGGCCACTGCGCTGCGCGAAGCGGCCTTTGGGCGCGGTATTGTTTTGTGCGCCATCATCAATGCAAGAAGCGGCAACTGCTCCATGGATTGCCGTTTCTGCTCCCAAAGCAGGCACAATCACACCCCTATTGAGGTTTTTCCTCTCTTGCCGGACGATGAACTGCGCGAGCGCATTCTGCATCTCGCAGCCCTGCCTGTAGCGCGCATTGGCGTTGTTACCAGCGGTTCGGCCCTGAGCGGCAGCGAATTGCAGCGCCTGCGCACGGTAATTTCCGGCCTGCCGGATGCCGTGCGCCCGCGCGTCTGCGCATCGCTGGGCAAACTCACTGCCGAAGATTTTGCGCTTTTGTCCGGGGCCGGGCTTACCCGGTTTCATCATAATATGGAAACCTCGCAGGGTTTTTACTCCAGCGTCTGCACCACGCAAACCTGGGAGCAGCGGCGCGACACTGTGCTGCGAGCCAGCGAGGCGGGCCTGAGCGTATGTTCCGGCGGCCTGTTCGGCCTGGGTGAAAGCTGGGAAGACCGCGTGGATTTTGCCTTCAGTCTTAAAAAGATGGGCGTGGGCCATGTGCCCATGAATTTTCTGCATCCGCACCCGGAAACGCCGCTGGCAGGGCAGAAGCCCCTCACCGCCGATGAAGCGCTGACGCTCATTGCCGTGTTCCGGCACATTTTGCCCAAGGCGACCTTGCGCATTTGCGGGGGTAGGCCCCTGGTGCTGGGCAACCGCCAGAATGAAATTTTCGCCGCCGGGGCCAATGCCCTCATGACGGGCGATTATCTTACAACCCACGGGCAGAGCCTTGCGCATGATCTTGAAATGATCGCCGCGCAAGGGCTTGAGGTTCGCTGCAATGCAAACTGCTGA
- a CDS encoding MucR family transcriptional regulator produces MDDYLKEALEITRAQAGVRVMSEEEIAAFIQKVAQGIKAVAEGETPVELDSGEMAVEARKSVKEKSVTCLECGKSFKILTKRHLASHGMTSAEYREKWGFKKDAPLVCKALQRERRKKMKDMKLWEKRRKVQESPA; encoded by the coding sequence ATGGATGATTATCTGAAAGAGGCGCTGGAAATTACCAGAGCACAAGCTGGCGTTCGCGTTATGAGCGAAGAAGAAATAGCCGCCTTTATACAGAAAGTGGCGCAGGGCATTAAAGCAGTTGCTGAAGGCGAAACGCCTGTGGAACTGGACAGCGGCGAAATGGCCGTTGAAGCACGCAAGTCGGTCAAAGAAAAGTCCGTCACCTGCCTTGAGTGTGGAAAGAGTTTTAAGATCCTTACCAAACGTCATCTGGCCAGCCACGGCATGACCTCGGCTGAATACCGCGAAAAGTGGGGCTTCAAGAAAGATGCACCTCTGGTGTGCAAAGCCCTGCAGCGCGAACGCCGCAAAAAGATGAAAGACATGAAGCTGTGGGAAAAGCGCCGCAAGGTTCAAGAATCTCCGGCATAA
- a CDS encoding DUF4851 domain-containing protein, translating to MNRVLLSVTLGLLALMAGCTGALQRGMQNTAYISTARPAISIKAVNMPLLTGGETSVSLDDAGIIGGLPLHAWVAVYGKGDPQSPLAIVGLAEVPRGWYWDSDGQRPFSVDKGVEIFNNDGFAASTYIVDSKRDAFSAIAGLTDDAKPMRWLTRGFAARYNFNDTKVILEYREPLPENLAGQESLTESQTDQLRAFEQRASAAFAVASVSENLTGITQGYAKNIRGQYLDHRFWGTASKYDTFVLK from the coding sequence ATGAACAGAGTGCTTCTTTCTGTTACACTCGGCCTGCTTGCCTTGATGGCCGGATGCACCGGCGCATTGCAAAGGGGAATGCAGAACACGGCCTATATTTCCACAGCACGTCCGGCCATCAGCATCAAGGCCGTGAACATGCCCCTGCTTACCGGCGGAGAGACAAGCGTCAGCCTTGATGACGCAGGCATTATCGGCGGCTTGCCGTTGCATGCCTGGGTTGCTGTTTACGGCAAGGGTGATCCCCAAAGCCCCCTGGCCATTGTGGGATTGGCTGAGGTGCCGCGCGGCTGGTACTGGGACAGCGACGGGCAGCGCCCCTTTAGCGTTGATAAGGGTGTGGAGATTTTCAACAATGACGGCTTTGCGGCCAGCACCTATATTGTGGACAGCAAAAGGGATGCATTTTCAGCCATTGCAGGGCTGACGGACGACGCAAAGCCCATGCGCTGGCTGACGCGCGGTTTTGCCGCCAGATACAATTTTAATGACACCAAGGTCATACTGGAATACAGAGAACCCCTGCCTGAAAATCTTGCCGGGCAGGAAAGCCTGACAGAAAGCCAGACAGACCAGCTCCGTGCCTTTGAGCAGCGTGCAAGCGCCGCCTTTGCCGTTGCTTCTGTATCCGAAAATCTGACTGGAATTACGCAAGGATACGCAAAGAACATTCGTGGGCAGTATCTGGATCACCGCTTCTGGGGAACTGCATCAAAGTATGACACATTTGTCTTAAAGTAG
- a CDS encoding tetratricopeptide repeat protein, giving the protein MSWNWAPIADTDAAAAAGQQSKSSQPAGERLRLTLDSPGQVHRLLRTGNTLLLYLDDLSATLERSGAAPSAGALLDSIGLSNGQLRITLSPKAVNHVMRRPSPSELDIEIFAAGTQKGENSSRLDAAGVPAGNASADSDGQGASFAVNLPEDAAVGFLQKTQKLLADVQQGVKALPIAGLFTADLFDAGKAKLAELSQKFSALGSTKTAEAAEVPQAAGGAGSLAVTLDGQSLMSRVNPGGPENWPDSKGLSTSIPSNVPVAAPATAATTAPAAPVAPASQPGTQPAPAPQNGVQRAAAPATPAIAQPQAQPVPQPVQQVVPQAIPQPVLQPAPQPAPQVKTAPAQQPAPAAASAPAPVPVVGQAKPNGAGGNVSGKVSDNVVGLPHAEEKGGHGAAAPKEEPRPVVYVDEQGNPVAKPADPEKMMEEAERLIKERKFVEALPQLEKLKEMPTISAEMRLKTLYYISDCVWARYADNPLAGFEPIVSATSEAMNFDLRSPRVPEALLRLGLVNVNVGNLVDAGGYIVAMYRRYPDYPGVAQGFTALGKAQLKRHMDAQAEQSFAIVLDKYPESSFLQEASVGLAQALNNQRKYTNAQVILDFISKRWPRYYIEDPTFLFLQGANDEALDKPVAALTLYWLYYNLVPGQKGNDDLLLKMGDMYTRLGNKSGAEFLYSYLTRHFAGTHAANMANLRLAEGGIYDSPINYEAMTQVFARAASGNLPKVYANLAAASRTAPESVLARLKEAMWLYWSKRYTEAMGKAADFIDGYPENANVAQARDIIWLAFQKELANSMAEKNYGRILILWNGFPLVRERYGAIDPRMRYALAQGLLERGDTEQALGMLAEFLKSPMDPQYGEATFTEFFNRYLQAGAWAKILDLGKLVSTWPLNPQLRTQLDYAMALSAQNLNLNGAALAMWQKLAERQDIPLYQRAYATYFLARDAERRKDIRNSYTLNRKVIDLFTQLQNERSDKADPQRIKDAILSLMDICEVGNRVPEALEWLARYNAFVPKESPEYPGLRFREARLYRKLGDATRAQALLEDIVRNYADSPFARAATAELHTFEVSRDLQNYLPGGAGSQAAPAAKPAAP; this is encoded by the coding sequence ATGAGCTGGAACTGGGCGCCCATTGCAGATACTGACGCAGCCGCTGCTGCCGGGCAACAGTCAAAAAGTTCACAGCCAGCTGGGGAAAGGCTGCGCCTCACGCTCGACAGCCCCGGTCAGGTGCACAGGCTCTTGCGCACCGGCAATACCCTGCTTCTCTACCTTGACGATCTTTCCGCAACGCTTGAACGCAGCGGTGCAGCGCCTTCTGCGGGCGCGCTGCTCGACAGCATCGGGCTTTCCAACGGCCAGTTGCGCATTACGCTTTCTCCCAAGGCCGTTAACCATGTCATGCGTCGGCCTTCTCCTTCTGAACTGGATATAGAAATTTTTGCCGCCGGAACCCAGAAAGGGGAAAATTCCTCTCGCCTGGATGCGGCGGGTGTGCCTGCGGGCAACGCCTCTGCTGATTCAGACGGGCAGGGTGCTTCTTTTGCCGTTAACCTGCCTGAAGATGCCGCAGTGGGGTTTTTGCAAAAGACCCAAAAGCTGCTGGCCGATGTGCAGCAGGGTGTAAAGGCCTTGCCCATCGCTGGCCTGTTTACCGCTGACCTGTTTGACGCGGGCAAGGCAAAGCTGGCGGAATTGAGCCAGAAATTTTCTGCCCTTGGTTCGACCAAAACCGCCGAAGCCGCCGAGGTGCCGCAAGCCGCAGGCGGTGCGGGCAGCCTTGCCGTAACGCTGGACGGCCAAAGCCTTATGAGCCGGGTGAACCCCGGCGGGCCGGAAAATTGGCCTGACAGTAAGGGGCTTTCTACATCAATTCCCAGCAATGTTCCTGTTGCGGCTCCGGCCACAGCGGCAACGACGGCACCAGCGGCTCCGGTTGCGCCTGCGAGCCAACCCGGAACTCAGCCTGCGCCTGCCCCGCAAAATGGAGTCCAGCGCGCGGCAGCGCCCGCAACGCCGGCCATTGCACAACCGCAAGCTCAGCCCGTTCCACAACCTGTTCAGCAGGTTGTGCCGCAGGCCATACCGCAGCCTGTACTCCAACCAGCGCCGCAACCAGCGCCGCAGGTAAAAACTGCACCGGCTCAGCAACCTGCGCCCGCCGCAGCTTCCGCACCTGCGCCTGTCCCCGTGGTCGGTCAGGCAAAGCCGAACGGCGCGGGCGGCAATGTATCCGGCAAGGTTTCGGACAATGTGGTAGGTCTGCCCCATGCCGAAGAAAAAGGCGGTCACGGGGCCGCTGCTCCCAAGGAAGAACCCCGGCCCGTGGTCTATGTGGACGAACAGGGCAATCCTGTTGCCAAGCCTGCTGACCCGGAAAAAATGATGGAAGAGGCAGAGAGGCTCATCAAGGAACGCAAGTTCGTTGAGGCCTTGCCGCAGTTGGAAAAACTGAAGGAAATGCCCACCATCAGCGCCGAAATGCGCCTCAAGACGCTGTATTACATCAGCGATTGCGTATGGGCCAGATATGCCGATAATCCGCTGGCTGGCTTTGAGCCTATTGTTTCAGCCACCAGTGAAGCCATGAATTTTGACCTGCGTTCTCCCCGCGTGCCGGAGGCCCTCCTGCGGCTGGGGCTGGTAAACGTCAATGTGGGCAATCTGGTAGACGCCGGGGGCTACATTGTTGCCATGTATCGGCGCTATCCGGATTATCCTGGCGTAGCACAAGGTTTTACAGCCTTGGGCAAGGCGCAGCTCAAGCGACACATGGATGCCCAGGCGGAGCAGTCCTTTGCCATCGTGCTCGACAAGTACCCTGAATCTTCCTTTTTGCAGGAGGCGTCCGTGGGGCTTGCCCAGGCGCTGAACAACCAGCGCAAGTACACCAATGCGCAGGTTATTCTCGACTTTATAAGCAAACGTTGGCCCCGCTATTATATTGAAGACCCTACATTCCTGTTTTTGCAGGGCGCCAATGATGAAGCTCTGGACAAACCCGTTGCGGCCCTGACCCTGTACTGGCTGTATTACAACCTTGTACCCGGGCAAAAGGGCAATGACGACCTGCTCCTTAAAATGGGCGACATGTACACTCGCCTTGGCAACAAGAGCGGGGCAGAATTTCTGTACTCCTATCTGACGCGGCACTTTGCGGGAACTCATGCGGCAAATATGGCAAACCTGCGGCTGGCCGAGGGCGGCATTTATGATTCGCCCATCAATTACGAGGCCATGACCCAGGTTTTTGCCAGAGCCGCCAGTGGTAATCTGCCCAAGGTTTACGCCAACCTTGCGGCGGCCTCGCGCACTGCGCCGGAGTCTGTACTTGCGCGGCTCAAGGAGGCCATGTGGCTCTATTGGAGCAAGCGTTATACCGAGGCCATGGGCAAGGCCGCAGATTTTATTGATGGCTACCCAGAAAACGCCAACGTGGCGCAGGCCCGCGATATTATCTGGCTTGCTTTTCAAAAAGAACTTGCCAATTCCATGGCTGAAAAAAATTATGGGCGCATTCTCATTTTGTGGAATGGCTTTCCCCTGGTGCGCGAGCGCTACGGGGCTATAGACCCGCGCATGCGCTATGCCTTGGCGCAGGGATTGCTTGAACGGGGCGATACGGAACAGGCCCTTGGCATGCTTGCGGAATTTTTGAAGTCGCCCATGGATCCCCAGTATGGGGAAGCGACTTTTACGGAATTTTTCAACCGCTATCTTCAGGCCGGGGCCTGGGCAAAGATTCTTGATCTTGGCAAACTGGTGTCTACCTGGCCGCTGAACCCCCAATTGCGCACCCAGCTTGACTACGCCATGGCGCTCTCGGCCCAGAACCTCAATCTGAACGGGGCTGCTCTCGCCATGTGGCAAAAGCTTGCCGAGCGGCAGGATATCCCGCTCTATCAGCGGGCCTACGCCACGTACTTTCTTGCCCGTGATGCCGAACGCCGCAAGGACATTCGCAATTCCTACACGCTGAACCGCAAGGTGATTGATCTCTTTACCCAGTTGCAGAACGAACGTTCCGACAAGGCCGACCCGCAGCGCATCAAGGATGCCATTCTTTCACTGATGGATATCTGCGAGGTGGGCAACCGTGTACCGGAAGCCCTGGAATGGCTTGCACGATACAATGCCTTTGTACCCAAGGAATCGCCGGAATATCCGGGCTTGCGCTTCCGCGAGGCCCGGCTGTATCGCAAGCTGGGCGATGCCACGCGGGCTCAGGCTTTGCTTGAGGATATCGTGCGCAACTATGCCGATTCGCCTTTTGCCAGGGCAGCCACGGCGGAACTTCACACCTTCGAGGTTTCGCGCGATTTGCAAAACTACCTGCCAGGCGGGGCGGGCAGTCAGGCTGCGCCCGCCGCAAAGCCCGCTGCTCCCTAG